The Solibacillus daqui genome has a segment encoding these proteins:
- a CDS encoding rhodanese-like domain-containing protein translates to MTILYTILVILVVIVAYIVINSMRLKKAVINLTQEQFIEGYRKAQLIDLREPKEFEAGHILGARNIPMTQLNNRHKEIRPDLPVYLYCQNTGRSARAALTLKKKGYSQIYQLQGGFKTWTGKVKSKN, encoded by the coding sequence GTGACAATTTTATACACAATTCTCGTTATCCTAGTTGTGATCGTTGCTTATATCGTGATCAACTCAATGCGCTTAAAAAAAGCCGTAATTAATTTAACACAAGAACAGTTTATCGAAGGCTACCGTAAAGCACAATTAATCGACTTACGCGAACCAAAAGAATTCGAAGCGGGTCATATTTTAGGTGCTCGTAACATTCCTATGACGCAATTAAACAACCGTCATAAAGAAATCCGTCCAGACTTACCAGTTTACCTATACTGTCAAAATACTGGTCGAAGTGCACGTGCAGCCTTAACATTAAAGAAAAAAGGCTACAGCCAAATTTACCAATTACAAGGCGGCTTCAAGACTTGGACTGGTAAAGTAAAATCTAAAAACTAA